The genomic stretch CCCATCACGTCCCCGAGGGTGAAGGCCGCGCCCGCGGTGGTCGGGAACCAGTCGTAGAAGTCGCCGCCGACCGAGCGCGTCGGCAGGCACACGGCCCGGACGGTGAACGCCGCGGGCAGGTCCGCCGTCGACACGGGCAGCAGGGACCGCTGGACCAGCGCCGCCTGGGAGATCTCCGCCTCGGCCTGCCGTCGGAGCTCCTGCACCGTCTGCAGGCGGACGGAGCCCTGCCGGGCGAGCTCGTTGGTGACCCCGGCGACGGCGGTGAAGACCACGAGCACGACGACGAGCCGCACGACCTCGCTCGCGCCCAGGTCGGCGTGCCCGAGGAGCACCGGCACCAGGAAGGTCGCCGCGGTCCCGACCAGGGGGAAGAGGACGTTCTGCCGGCCGGGTCGGGCGGCGATCCAGATCACCGGCAGCAGGACCGCGGCGAGGAACGGGGACCGCGCGTCACCCGTGCCGTACCGCAGCAGGCCGATCGCGACGAAGTCGAGCGCCGGCACCAGGAGCTCGAAGCGCATCAGCGTCGGTCGGGCCGCGAGCAGTCCGGCGAACGCCAGCCCGACGACCGCCAGGGCCGTCCCGGTCCACATGCTCGTCGCGTTGGTCACCGTCAGCCAGGGCAGCAGCACGCTGCACACCGCGGCGATCACGGACACCACGACGATGACCGCCTGGTTGACCACCGGGTTCGCTCTCGCCCCGGTCCGCTCGGAGGC from Curtobacterium sp. MCLR17_032 encodes the following:
- a CDS encoding PP2C family protein-serine/threonine phosphatase, coding for MTKTPTGRTVVPDTAVDRADAASERTGARANPVVNQAVIVVVSVIAAVCSVLLPWLTVTNATSMWTGTALAVVGLAFAGLLAARPTLMRFELLVPALDFVAIGLLRYGTGDARSPFLAAVLLPVIWIAARPGRQNVLFPLVGTAATFLVPVLLGHADLGASEVVRLVVVLVVFTAVAGVTNELARQGSVRLQTVQELRRQAEAEISQAALVQRSLLPVSTADLPAAFTVRAVCLPTRSVGGDFYDWFPTTAGAAFTLGDVMGKGVGAGMIAAVVRSVLRSSVREGAPDEAVSRTATGLDVGLDAPATEQFTTCFHMHLDVRGVARWVDAGHGLALVLRAGGGHEWLRGTDTPIGVGTSWTTHETVLDAGDVVLVVSDGVLDLFGDGLDALDRFEAFTLTEPDPERLVSRLEELGRAGHHADDVTVLAVRYDPQPTEVVTPPR